A stretch of the Candidatus Kapaibacterium sp. genome encodes the following:
- a CDS encoding T9SS type A sorting domain-containing protein has translation MTIERLASSNVTENLYNSGNIKIYPNPTSTSIGFQLENSNIFVKSAVISDISGKQYFTQEYANPTIISELSIPVADFYSGVYIVTLTDGNGAEFKLRFVIN, from the coding sequence ATGACCATCGAACGATTGGCATCTTCCAATGTAACCGAAAATTTATATAATTCCGGCAATATCAAAATCTATCCAAATCCGACTTCGACTTCAATCGGTTTCCAATTGGAAAATTCAAATATTTTCGTAAAATCTGCGGTTATTTCCGACATTTCGGGTAAGCAATATTTTACGCAAGAATATGCTAATCCGACAATCATTTCCGAGCTTTCAATTCCGGTTGCAGATTTTTACAGCGGAGTTTATATCGTTACGCTGACTGATGGAAATGGTGCAGAATTTAAGCTGAGATTTGTGATTAATTAA